The nucleotide sequence TTGGTTTAAGTGTTATGGTAAGATTGGAAAACTCTTGTTTATCAGAAATCTTTCGGGCATAATTGCCAACGACTTTTTTTACTACAACAAATTCTGCATAGCCAAGTTCTTTAAACCCTACAAGCGTAATATTTCCGCCTAATTCTATCATGGCTGATCACCCCGCACACTAGTATTTTTGGGGAATGAACTTTTTAAATCTTCGTAAAAATGCTTTTTTTACACTTTCTTCTTGTCTAGAAGGGTTATATTTATAAATGAACTATTGTTTCTTGCCGTTACACAGCTTCTAGATAGGATGTGGGCGTAGCTTGCCTGAACACTAGAAGGCTAAAATAAGAAATAATGGAGGCTAGATAAGCATGGGAGCTTACAAATATATTCGAGAGGCTTGGAAAAAGCCAAAAGAAACGACTGCAGTGCAGGAGTATTTATTTCAATTTCGACGAGAAGGAGCAACAGTACGAATTCTTAGACCGACACGACTGGATAGAGCGCGATCACTAGGTTACAAAGCAAAACAAGGTGTTTTTGTAGTACGTCAACGAGTAACTCGAGGTGGACACAGACGACCAGATATTAAAGGTGGTCGAAGGCCTAAGGCAAATTCGCAAAAGAAAGTTGTTAACAAATCATATCAGCAAATCGCTGAAGAACGCGTGGCTCGACAATATACTAATTGTGAAGTATTAAATTCATATTTAGTAGTAGAAGATGGTCAACATAAATGGTTTGAAGTAATTATGGTAGACCGAACAAGCAAACCTGTTCTTCGAGATGAGAATTTAAATTGGATTTCACTTCAGAAAGGACGAGTTTTCAGAGGCATGACAAGTGCTGGAAAGAAAAGTCGAGGATTACGAAATAAAGGGGTTGGCGCAGAAAAAGTACGTCCAACACAAAAAGCAAATAAGAACCGTCTACATTAAGACGGTTTTGACAAGCTTTATAAAGCAAGTATAATTTCCTGAGGATAAACAATGGTAGATAGAGTAGGTGGATTCAGACGAAAGACGCGCTATAAAATGCGTAAAAATGTTTCTTCACGAGGTAAGGTTAGCCTGCGGAATTTTTTGCAAACCTTTGCTGTTGGAGAAAAAGTAAAGCTAGGGGCTGAACCGGCATATCAAAAAGGAATGTATTTTCCAAGATTTTATGGACGAGTAGGTATTATTTCTAAAAAAGTAGGAACGTGCTATGAAATTAAGATTGAAGATTTAGGTAAAGCAAAAACTGTTGTTGTGCATCCAGTGCATTTACGACGAGCATGAGGTAAATAAAATGGTTAAGCCAGAAATCCTTGAACAAAAACCAGTAAGCATCAGTGAAGTAAAAGACATGCTAAAAGCAGTCCACAAACGAGATGAAGAACTGACGTTTCGAGGAGGCAAGACTGAAGAATACGTGAATGATGCAGTTCGCCTCAGTACTAAAAAAGTCAACGATCTTATGAAAACGATTGCAGAACTTGAAATTCCACGACTTAAAGAACAACATCTTATTAAAATCGCAGATACGCTTCCTGAAAGTCCAGAACACCTCAAAGTTCTTCTTTCAGGCTATAATGTAACTATTACAAAAGAAAATTTAAAGAAAATAGTTGATGTTGTAGATGAGTTTAGACCTCTGAAGTAGGTATATTCAACTACCTAAAGTGTTCTTTTAATTCTGTTGAATTCTGTTGTGTTCTATAAAAAGAAAGATATATAAGGAGGACTCTTAATAGATAGTTGTAGGGGAGTTGGTAGGCTATGCAAGAAAAGAAACGAGAAGAAGAAGCGATAGTACTCGATTTTTTATCTAACGGGTATGTATCAGACTCTAGACCGAGTCATTTAAAGACTTCAATAGCGCAAGCCATAGGGAAAAATAATCTTGCATTACTTGAACTGGTTCCACGAAAAGGATTGGCTTTGCAACCATTTGAGGCAGTTTATGTCGGAGATCAAAAACGAGATAAAATTCATCATGTCGTTGGAAAAATCCCTCTTTCAAAACTTACGGGTACTGCTCGAGGAGAATTAGAGCACGTACTTAAAGAAATAGTTAAAGAGCGAGAAGAAGAGTTTATTGAATTCTTTAACAAAAGTCAACCATTGTCAACACGAATGCATTCACTTGAATTACTTCCAGGACTTGGGAAAAAACACATGTGGATGATAGTTGAAGAGCGACGTGGCGATCCTTTTACTAGTTATGAAAATCTCAAAAAACGAGTAAGTCTTATCCCTGATCCAGAAAAACTTATTATTAAACGAATCATGAAAGAACTGGATGGTAATGAGAAACACATGATTTTTGTGAAGTAATTCTTGGAATTTTTTTTATTCTCTTTTTTACATTACTAAATTTCTAAAGAAATTTTGAATATGCTAAAAATTAATTAATTTTCATCATAAATCATAAACATTTGGCAAATTATTTTCATCCCACACTTGATTCAGTTCAAGGGCTTTAGCTAAACTTACCGTTCCGCAATTCATACAAGTAAAGAAGATACCAAATTTACTTGTTCGAAGATCAAGCCAGTCTCCACATGCACACTTAAAATCATTGAGTCTTGCGTTTTTATGAGCTGTGCATACAGGAACTTCTTGCTCGTTAGTTGTTGTTGCTTGCTTGCCACAGAAGAGACACGTAGTTAGCTTGCTTTCTCCGTAGACCTTTTTGTATCTCATCGTGGCATAAAAAAATAAATGACGCACTGCGAAGAATTATTACTCGCTACGCGAATAAAGACTTATCGTTAAACGCAGTCATTTGCTTTTGGCAAATACGTTTGACTTACTTGTTCTTCAAGGCAGTGCAGACATTAATTTTGCAGGGTTTGGCGAGTCTGTTGTTTACTCGTCTGCAAGTTCTTTATCGTAGTTACCTGCGTTAATTTCTGAGATAAGCTCTGAAGATTTCTTACCATTAATTGTAACGCCCATACTTCTACATGTGCCAAGAATTTCTTTCACGCGCATTTTTTGGTTTTTACCCGTAACCGCACCTTCTTTCATTCGCGTAATTTTTTTCACTTGTTCAAGTGTGAGGTCTCCCACATAATCAGATTGAGGTGTGCCACTAGCTTTCTTAATATCGAGTTCTTGCTTGATAAGAGCGGTTGCAGGCGGGGTTCCAATTTCAATTTCAAAAGACTTATCATTAGTTTCGATGATTACTTTTACAGGAACTTGCATGCCTGCAAAATCAGCAGTTTTTTTGTTAATCTCAGCAACAACTTGTCCGATATTAACTCCTTTTGGACCAAGAGCAGGTCCTAGTGGAGGTGCAGCACTCGCTTTACCGCCAACAATTAATGCATCTACAGTTTCTTTAGCCATTTTTTATTGCCTCATTAAAAGGTGGCTGAAGTTCGAAAATCTTTGATTTTTGTTTTTTCAGCTAAATTGTTAATTGCTGAAGTTCGAAAATCTTTGATTTTTGTTTTTTCAGCTAAATTGTTAATTGCTGAAGTTCGAAAATCTTTGATTTTCGTTTCTTTAGCCATTTTTTTATCATCTGCCAACGAATGTTAGGCGTCATTGTGTGTTTTGCTTTGCTCAACAGCACGTAAAAACCTATTTCATAGCTTATTGTTTTTTTTGGCGAAATGGTTGAATAGAATACGTCTATTCCATACTTCACCGGTTGTTTCTCAGAACGAAACTCGTTCTGGATAGAGGATGCTTCAAACCTTGGTTTTTAGCGACCCCGTGTTTATGGTAGTAGGAAGGAGTGAACAGGGGTTTATAAAAGTACTTTTTTTATTTTTTATTGTGCTACGCAGACTTTTCGCGCCTTTGGCTTGGCGAAGCTTAATCATTTGTCGCAATAATTTCGCAGATTTGCGAAATACAACAAATTTATTTTTCTGCAAGGTAGCACTACGTATTATTTCTTCTTAAGTATTTCTAGAATCTTTGGCGTTGCTGGTGTGTAGGTTGTTTTCTCGTTTGGCTTGTACATTGTTTTTATAGAATCAGTTGAGTTAGTTGTTGAAGTAGAGTTTAACTTTACGCCTGCAAGCGCGCTTTCAATATTGAAGTCCTGAGGCTTGGTTACTGTTGGTTGATACGTTGCCTTAATTTGCTCTTCTCGCTTTTGTACAACTTGTTGGATAACAGTATAGGTTTGATTAAGATTTTCTCGGACAAGCGGATTAAAGTCGTAATCATTAGCCATTCGGTGGGCTTCGGTAATCGTGAAAAACCTGTTAGCATCATCAGGTGTCCAACTCGTTTTATACATCAAATTGTATAAATCATTTCGCGTATTATAACTTGTAGCCATGGAGAGCTCTTGTTGGCTAATTGCCTGATACGGTGTTTGTTTTTGATCAAGTAACTCGCGCGTCACGTTTTGTGTGACTTCTTCTAAACTTTGTATTTCTTCTTCAAGTGATGCTTTATTTTCTTTAGCAGAGGTTATGGACTCTTGCTCTTCTTCTCTATCATGGGTTGCTTCTTCAAGCAAGTTTCTTGTGACTTGGAGCTCAGCAAGGAGAGTTTTGAGTTCTTTTTCTTTTTGCTTAAGTTTAGCGAGGAGCTCGCGCTCTGCTTCTTCATATAAGCCAATTCTCATGCGAGAACTCGTTTTTGTTGGAGCTTTTTGAGGCATAGATTATTTTTATATATGCGCTAGTTAATTAATCTTTTGGCAGATGTGTTGTTGAGGATATTGCTGCGGAAGCTTTATTAATGAAGGATTGCTCTTAGGTGCTTATATGGATTATAAAGAAGAATGTCGCGCAATGTTAAAAGTTCTTACGGGAGCTTCTTATGTACTTTTCACTACTCGATGTAATGAATCAATTAAACTAGCCATGCAACTTGTGGCTGATCTTGGACGGCATATTGTGTTATACCAAGAAGAAGGCGGATGGTTAACGTATGAGAAATATATCAAGCAAGCAGGACTTGAAGGTTTAAAGATGATTACTGATGATGGACTTATTTATGAAAAAGAATTAAACCAATATGACTATGATATAGTACTTTTACTTAACTCCATGCCAGGATATGCAGTAACTCATGATATGGCAAATATATATTCTCATTGTCTGAAAAATGATATTTTTTTAGTGAATGATGTTTCAGGAAGCATAGGGAGCACTCACGCAAAATTTGGAGATGTTATTGTAGGTAGTTTTAACAAAGCAAAACCTGTTGACCTTGGTCGAGGGGGATTTATTGCAACTAATGCTGTTGATTTATTTGCAAAAATAAAAACGCATCTTGAAGAAGAACCCGAAATGGATTATCAACAGCTTCATCATAAACTAAAACATTTAGACCAACGTAGAAGCTTTCTTTTAGAACGAGCAAAGAAGGTAAAAGAAGATTTAATTGCTCATCATGTTGTTCATCAAGAAAAAGAAGGATTTAATGTTATTGTCCGTTTTGAAGATGATGCTGAAAAAGAAGAAATTATTTCTTATTGTGATAAAAATGAATTAGAATATACGATTTGTCCTAGAGAAATAAGAATTTTAGATGATGCAATAAGCATCGAAGTAAAACGATTAACAGGTCATAACGAGAACTAATTTTTTTCTATTTGTTATTTTGAATACGTATTCTTCTTAATTGTATTAGCACTTCAGTAATAATTTTCAGTTTACTATGTTCATACCGCAAATTTTACGGTTTTTTCTTAATAATACTTATGTAGTAACACACATCATAAAAAGT is from Candidatus Woesearchaeota archaeon and encodes:
- a CDS encoding 50S ribosomal protein L15e — protein: MGAYKYIREAWKKPKETTAVQEYLFQFRREGATVRILRPTRLDRARSLGYKAKQGVFVVRQRVTRGGHRRPDIKGGRRPKANSQKKVVNKSYQQIAEERVARQYTNCEVLNSYLVVEDGQHKWFEVIMVDRTSKPVLRDENLNWISLQKGRVFRGMTSAGKKSRGLRNKGVGAEKVRPTQKANKNRLH
- a CDS encoding 50S ribosomal protein L21e; its protein translation is MVDRVGGFRRKTRYKMRKNVSSRGKVSLRNFLQTFAVGEKVKLGAEPAYQKGMYFPRFYGRVGIISKKVGTCYEIKIEDLGKAKTVVVHPVHLRRA
- a CDS encoding DUF655 domain-containing protein encodes the protein MQEKKREEEAIVLDFLSNGYVSDSRPSHLKTSIAQAIGKNNLALLELVPRKGLALQPFEAVYVGDQKRDKIHHVVGKIPLSKLTGTARGELEHVLKEIVKEREEEFIEFFNKSQPLSTRMHSLELLPGLGKKHMWMIVEERRGDPFTSYENLKKRVSLIPDPEKLIIKRIMKELDGNEKHMIFVK
- a CDS encoding 50S ribosomal protein L11, whose translation is MAKETVDALIVGGKASAAPPLGPALGPKGVNIGQVVAEINKKTADFAGMQVPVKVIIETNDKSFEIEIGTPPATALIKQELDIKKASGTPQSDYVGDLTLEQVKKITRMKEGAVTGKNQKMRVKEILGTCRSMGVTINGKKSSELISEINAGNYDKELADE
- a CDS encoding DegT/DnrJ/EryC1/StrS family aminotransferase; this encodes MDYKEECRAMLKVLTGASYVLFTTRCNESIKLAMQLVADLGRHIVLYQEEGGWLTYEKYIKQAGLEGLKMITDDGLIYEKELNQYDYDIVLLLNSMPGYAVTHDMANIYSHCLKNDIFLVNDVSGSIGSTHAKFGDVIVGSFNKAKPVDLGRGGFIATNAVDLFAKIKTHLEEEPEMDYQQLHHKLKHLDQRRSFLLERAKKVKEDLIAHHVVHQEKEGFNVIVRFEDDAEKEEIISYCDKNELEYTICPREIRILDDAISIEVKRLTGHNEN